In Colletotrichum higginsianum IMI 349063 chromosome 1, whole genome shotgun sequence, one genomic interval encodes:
- a CDS encoding TAM domain methyltransferase, whose translation MADNAHHPAAEDAQADDDSSSFAASSVDESLVSWRSSILDYRRENGRTYHRLSDGKYLLPNDEALGVDLSPIQPDLSLEPGGYLELHDHMLPLKCQDGTMTEDFKPYKWNKLLIEATNQIGRPINVPSTFKQMLEDAGFVDVEERVVTWSFNPWPKDPKLRDIGFWAQETALAGIGAVSMALFTRVLDWSPEEAWVFCAEVRNEHKKVGVHAYYNVYGVWGRKPEEEKDGNPEAGQA comes from the exons ATGGCTGATAATGCGCACCACCCAGCAGCTGAG GACGCTCAGGCGGATGACGATTCATCTTCCTTTGCTGCCTCT TCTGTTGACGAATCTCTAGTGTCTTGGCGATCTAGTATTCTTGACTATCGGCGAGAGAACGGGCGTACATATCATCGGCTTAGCGATGGGA AGTATCTGCTCCCCAATGACGAG gcccttggcgtcgacctcaGTCCAATCCAACCCGACTT GAGTCTCGAACCCGGGGGCTACCTCGAGCTCCACGACCATATGCTCCCTCTCAAGTGTCAAGATGGCACCATGACGGAAGACTTCAAGCCTTACAAGTGGAATAAACTGCTCATTGAGGCTACGAACCAAATAGGTCGGCCGATCAACGTCCCCTCCACCTTCAAGCAGATGCTAGAGGACGCCGGATTCGTGGACGTTGAAGAGAGGGTCGTGACATGGTCCTTCAACCCGTGGCCTAAGGACCCGAAACTTCGGGACATTGGCTTCTGGGCCCAGGAGACCGCACTGGCTGGGATCGGGGCAGTCTCGATGGCTCTCTTCACACGGGTTCTCGATTGGTCTCCGGAGGAAGCATGGGTTTTCTGTGCCGAGGTCAGGAACGAGCACAAAAAGGTTGGAGTTCATGCTTACTATAACGT GTATGGAGTCTGGGGCCGgaagcccgaggaggagaaggacgggAATCCAGAAGCGGGCCAGGCATAA
- a CDS encoding Glycosyl hydrolase family 43: protein MKYATVLSASAISLFATLASCLVNPIIPGFNPDPTIIRVGQDFFLATSTFEYFPGVPIYHSTDLVKWENIGHALSRPSQLNLRGTAPSGGIFAPTLRHHDGTFYLIDTVFDLISPPDNVTRVPRSFYVTTQNIFDETSWSEPTYVDQWGFDPDLFFDDDGRVYLTTTFSEFVDNGNFANWITEIDIKTGDSLSNSRLLHTTTVPPELGYPLTEGSHLYKLNGTYYMITADSGTEANHKANVYRSKTLDGPWEGNPHNPVLWNGEDMSLPVLATGHADIVNDTNGNWWAVFLATRPQNPRNSTGLPQLGRETFLCPVTWDENGWPIFNNNEPITEHLPGVLYDLDRPRVWRDDFEGGLVDKSYYYLRTPYKDFKDFESSPGKLRIRGNVYTLNDRETPAALLRKQANINTTFSTEVSAFGPDSSRQEAGASVYLSIHYHDEIAITYSNETGKRCIVIHTRTGPDATRNTTYVEDEEVAKGVPVKLFIEAKDVGYRLGYSTGCKAPQWLASVENRWLQSYVEGWQNFVGTHFAIYSTGTKLPTLNPADFEYIQTELN from the exons ATGAAATACGCCACGGTCTTGTCGGCTTCGGCCATATCTCTGTTCGCAA CCTTGGCAAGCTGTCTCGTGAATCCAATCATCCCAGGGTTCAATCCCGATCCTACCATCATCAGAGTGGGACAGGATTTCTTTCTGGCCACCAGTACCTTCGAGTACTTCCCCGGGGTCCCGATTTATCATTCTACTGACCT CGTGAAATGGGAGAACATTGGGCATGCGCTCAGTCGGCCCTCGCAGCTGAACCTGCGTGGCACTGCACCAAGCGGTGGCATCTTTGCACCGACACTGAGACATCACGATGGCACGTTTTACTTGATCGACACTGTCTTCGATCTCATCAGTCCTCCTGACAAC GTCACGAGAGTACCTCGTTCATTCTACGTGACAACGCAAAACATCTTCGACGAGACCAGTTGGAGTGAACCCACCTACGTGGATCAATGGGGGTTCGACCCCGATCTGTTttttgacgatgacggcagAGTTTATCTGACCACAACGTTTTCGGAATTCGTCGACAACGGAAACTTTGCCAACTGGATCACGGAGATTGACATCAAGACGGGAGACTCGTTGAGCAACTCGCGGCTGCTTCATACAACAACAGTACCCCCTGAGCTTGGTTACCCACTT ACAGAGGGAAGCCACTTGTACAAGCTGAACGGGACATACTATATGATCACTGCCGACTCGGGGACCGAGGCTAACCACAAGGCCAACGTCTATCGATCCAAGACATTGGATGGCCCATGGGAGGGTAACCCGCATAATCCCGTCTTGTGGAATGGAGAAGACATGTCTCTGCCTGTCCTGGCCACTGGCCACGCCGACATCGTCAACGACACCAACGGCAACTGGTGGGCAGTCTTCCTTGCCACGCGCCCCCAAAACCCGAGAAACAGCACCGGCCTGCCCCAGCTCGGTCGCGAGACCTTCTTGTGTCCCGTGACGTGGGACGAGAATGGGTGGCCCATTTTCAACAACAACGAGCCGATCACGGAGCACTTACCAGGCGTCCTCTACGACCTCGACAGGCCTCGGGTCTGGCGCGACGACTTCGAGGGCGGGCTGGTGGACAAGTCATACTACTACCTGCGGACGCCCTACAAGGACTTCAAAGACTTCGAGTCCAGCCCCGGGAAACTCCGCATCCGAGGGAACGTGTACACGCTCAACGACCGCGAGACCccggcggcgctgctccGCAAGCAGGCCAACATCAACACGACCTTCAGCACCGAAGTCAGCGCGTTCGGCCCGGATTCCTCGCGGCAAGAGGCCGGCGCCAGCGTCTACCTCAGCATCCACTACCACGACGAGATCGCCATTACCTACTCGAACGAGACGGGAAAGCGGTGCATTGTCATCCACACAAGGACCGGTCCGGATGCAACGCGCAACACTACTtacgtcgaggacgaggaggtcgccaaGGGCGTCCCGGTGAAGCTCTTCATCGAGGCAAAGGACGTGGGATACCGCTTGGGCTACTCGACTGGCTGCAAAGCCCCGCAGTGGCTCGCGAGCGTCGAGAACCGTTGGCTGCAGTCGTACGTGGAAGGGTGGCAGAACTTTGTGGGGACACATTTTGCCATCTACAGTACAGGCACGAAACTCCCGACGCTCAATCCGGCG GATTTTGAGTACATCCAGACTGAACTAAACTGA
- a CDS encoding Taurine catabolism dioxygenase, which produces MAVEFEPFEVPGARSYFGHALPYGLQVKQKGDNGNAPPVAESAAALRALGESGRLQELLERHGAVLVRGAGQPSAETFSRLVGAAERGRGSLPHVQIGLAGKRTPLAENVWTANEGSPSTRFYQHNEVRSVAPKRETPHLWLTRSIYTRFPSNIHFYCVKKAPKGGATPIANSANVFEKVQAEIPELVEEIRKRGLGMKMIFRAPGDEAKVNQFNWAGEHSFGQELLPGDDEATTREKVERQVRRLTSDFKWNADGSLELTQHIPGLRRLPASGRPVWFNGLVGRHGITRDIGALDPPHIGRDGMTYLPCVYGDETPIPRELLDKLIEVIDKEEISLVLEEGDLLLVDNFQVSHGREPWEGDRQILVSMWDASTPIGVF; this is translated from the exons ATGGCTGTCGAATTCGAACCCTTTGAGGTCCCTGGTGCCCGAAGCTACTTCGGCCACGCTCTGCCGTACGGGTTGCAAGTAAAGCAGAAAGGGGACAACGGCAACGCACCGCCAGTTGCCGAGTCTGCAGCGGCGCTCCGCGCTCTAGGCGAGTCGGGAAGGCTTCAAGAGCTCTTGGAACGACACGGAGCGGTGTTGGTTCGCGGGGCAGGGCAGCCCTCCGCGGAGACCTTCTCCAGGCTTGTGGGCGCGGCCGAACGGGGCCGAGGCTCGCTTCCTCATGTGCAAATCGGTCTGGCCGGCAAGAGAACGCCGCTTGCAGAGAACGTCTGGACTGCGAACGAAGGTTCCCCGAGCACTCGGTTCTACCAGCACAACGAGGTAAGGTCGGTGGCACCGAAACGCGAGACACCGCATCTCTGGCTCACGCGCAGCAT ATATACCCGGTTCCCTTCCAACATCCACTTCTATTGCGTGAAGAAGGCGCCCAAAG GCGGAGCAACTCCGATCGCGAACAGCGCAAATGTCTTCGAGAAGGTCCAGGCTGAGATCCCCGAGCTCGTGGAGGAGATCCGCAAGCGGGGGCTGGGTATGAAAATGATCTTCCGCGCCCCCggggacgaggccaaggtaAACCAGTTCAACTGGGCCGGCGAGCATAGCTTCGGACAGGAACTGTTGCCAGGCGATGACGAAGCGACGACAAGAGAAAAGGTGGAGAGACAAGTCAGGAGATTGACGTCGGACTTCAAGTGGAATGCTGATGGGAGCCTTGAGTTGACGCAACACATCCCCG GACTGAGACGATTGCCGGCCAGCGGTAGACCCGTGTGGTTCAACGGACTTGTTGGCCGACATGGCATCACTCGAGATATCGGTGCTCTCGATCCTCCGCATATTGGCCGTGACGGCATGACCT ATCTTCCTTGCGTCTACGGCGACGAGACGCCGATTCCGCGTGAGCTCCTCGATAAGCTTATCGAAGTCATCGACAAGGAGGAAATCAGCCTAGTCCTGGAAGAGGGAGATCTCTTGCTTGTGGACAACTTCCAAGTTTCTCATGGGAGAGAGCCTTGGGAGGGAGACAGGCAGATATTGGTTTCCATGTGGGACGCGTCAACTCCGATCGGCGTCTTTTGA